The Salminus brasiliensis chromosome 22, fSalBra1.hap2, whole genome shotgun sequence genomic interval ggagatggagagagagaaataggctGGAGGATGAGGGGTGCAGTACTGTGTGTTATGTCATAGGCTTGCAGCCCTGTGGACACACACTCATCGGCACAATAATGAACAGATGGAAGAgagcaaatgcaaaaaaaagggGATAGTGAGAatagtggagaaaaaaaaacagcaagtaATGGCGTCAAGGACAAACACGCCTTCATCAAGGTTGCTGTGCTTGTGCAGTAATCAATAGGCCTGGTTATGGATTGAACACAAGCTACAGGGAGCCTTATGTCTCTGCATTAAGCATCACGCATCAAACTGTGGACAGTGATCGTCTGTCAGGTGACCTACTGGTGTATGTAAAGGAGTACATTCACGTGAAATCAATGCCCACATTTGAATCGAGTCTCTGGTCTGCAGTGTAGCATTAACAGCTCGGAATCTATGATGTAATATTCCTGATCTATAACCCCGCCGCAAAGAGCCGAAATAATCCAATCAAACCTTTATCGCCTAAACGCTGCAGCTGAGCACAGCGTGTTCCACTTTCTTTCCCACACTGCACCACTCCTCCTACCAAGGTCATTCCTTCAGAGGTTGCGCTCTTGTGTTAGCAGCCCTCACAGTTGTAAAATGCTATCTGGGGGCTTGAGAGCGCTCCAGTATTGGACAGTGGGCAACCAAGCATGAAGCTCCTTTCTGCTACTGTACAGTGTTAACAGTGTAGCTGCTGCTGGCTGTTGTattgtactgaataattagccaGTCGCTAACTCTTAGCTAatcttttctctctctaaattgtttttttaaacctttaggTATAAATGATCATGATCCACGAAACTGAACGGTTACTGTAAATATGTGGCCTGCTGTATATAGCTAGCTGCTACAGTCTTGTACATCTTGCAGAATAGTGCATGCGTTAGCATTAGCTGAGGAGGTTCAGGGCAGTGAAATTTATGGCTCTGCAGCCACAAGCTCTTCTCAGTAGGAGGACGTTTCGGAACAGGACCATATGACGTCAACGGCTTGGGCACGGCCCAGCGAAAATGGCCCTGGCTTCATTATTAAGCAGCTGGGTGCTGCATCATGGCCTATTTTATCCTCAGACATATGGGAAGCTGAAATTGAGTGCTTTAGATGATGCGCTCCCATATGGGTCGGGGTGTAAAAGGTGGCCAAATTTGCCAGGCTTTCTAGACTAGCAGGGACAGCGACTGTGCTGcagtcacagagagagagagagagcaggaataGAAACTGCAGAAGGTGCAGACAAGCAGACGCACGCCAGTCACGCAGCCAGGCTGAGTCACGCGGGTGTCGCttaggaggagagagaaaaagagatacAGCGGCACCTAAAAACAAGACCTAGTCAAGGACAAAAAAGGGAGACAGGATGGGAGACTAAATGAGAGAGTGTATGCTTTGTGTACCTTCTGCATAAATATTAAATCACAGTGTTTCTGACGTCTTCATTCTCAATAAagcttatttttaaaaagaaaatttaAAAATGGGCATCATGTAGTAGGCTGTAGTAAATGGCTTATCATGCCATTACCTAATCTAACCGAATCTAGATTTGGTAGTATATCCTCACTTCAGGCCGGTtcctatttttacatttttattttcctctttccccctccctctcctctcctctcctcttctctcctcactCCCTCTTTCTCGTGctccctacagctgcttatgtaaCCACCATTTAATCAGCAGGGAAGCATCTAAAAGCAGGTCCATGGACAGTCAGGAAAAGAGCAGTGCATCAGAAATGTTAAGAATCCATTTTAGTTCAGCCATTACTGCTGGATTGATGTGGGAGAGTAATGCATTTAATACAGAAAATCACACCAGCTCAGACTCAGTGAAGAATGCTGTTATATATAACACTGCTTATACAGATAGATACAGACCCTGCAGATGAATAAGTAACACAGTCAAAACAGTCCTGTCTGGTACCTCAGGCCCCGTCCACACGTATCTGGATATTTCTAAAATGTTTTTCTCCAGCCGTCTCCAggagtcattattttgagattatttcattattatgagacaataaatcattattttgagatactttcttattattatgaaataatgtccttattttgagatattatcTCCTTATTATGAGCTGATAAGTTGTTATTCGAAGatcatttctcattattttgagataagtCATTTTTTGAGCTACTCTTTATTTTGAGAtgatgtcattattttaagatgctttttactttctttttattttaagagGATAAGTCTCAGACACATTCTTGTTAGTTTGACATTAGTCATTTTATTAAGTTACTTTCTCGTTATTTTGATATGATAAGTCATGgttaggtggttggtgtggcgcaacagataacaccactacctgccagtgagctaccacaccacggaAGACTGGgatttgattcccggtctgggtgactgtgctgcgctacaccaataagagtcattgggcaagattcctaacactaAATTGGCCCACCACAGTAATATAagtaaccttgtatgtcgctctgatGTCCAGGCGACAACACAACTTCAAAACGCTAGCGTGGGCATATCAGCCAGCAGGGACTGATAGCAGCTTGCAAAGTTTAATAAACAAATCCATCAAAGAAGCAGCATAACATCCCACATAGACCTAAAACAGCACAGATTTGTCACTGTCTGTTGTTTAAACATCAAGTCTTCATAACTcgatcacacacacagactcaaaaCCTGAATTGTATCGAGGAAAAGGCCACTGTAGGGTTTTAAACATAGCAATGGCAATTGCTTATTTTATGTAGGGATCCTTTCAAATCCTTTTGAAGGACCAATTATGTTTACTCAGAAATAGTACAAGGACATCACAGTGACATTAAGTTCACCTCAAACTTTCAcagggatagagagagggagatataTTCTGGATTGCATaaaaaatcatttgttttcttttattttgcaGGAAATAAGACAAAGGAGGGAGTCGTATCAGGTGTCAACACAGGTGAGAAATAAGCATCAAACATTTTTGAACATTTGATGAAAGGATTGAGGAAATGACGATGAGGAATCATGACCTAtcctctttattatttatttatttatttatttatttttctgttacAGTGGCAAACAGGACCACAGAGCAGGCAAACATAGTTGGTGACACAGCAGTGGCGAGCACTAATGAGCTGGGACAGAAGACGGTGGAAGGAGTTGAGAACGTGGCTGCCTCAACCGGCATGGTTAATCCGGTGAGTAGTTGTGTatgttaaagggcccatatcatgaaCACTAAACTGTCCTCAGGTTTTTAAATGTAGCAGGTTTGATGTAGTGTGTGATGActgtttacattgtgtaaaagtATGTAcagtttacatatatgtattataatatatatacataaaaatgtaTACACTCATATATAGTATACACTGTACTATGTATAGCCTGTTTTCAATtcattttttgtgatgtcactagTCCAGCTGACAGCATTTTAGCCCCTCTACACATCACACAGTAACGGCCTGGACAGCTTTCTGAATGGGACACAATACATGGCAGTCCAGAATTTAGGTCATCAGCCTTTAAGGCAACAAGTGCAAAAAATAGCCTATTTAACtcactgggaggagttggaaAATAGTTGtgtaaatatgaataaacatTAAAGtggtgaaaataataaaatacagtgggacaagaaaaaaaaacatatgggATGCAAGGccttttaatgatttaaaataCAGTTATCACTGTTAAAACTAGTAACTAAGATCATTTTTTTAACTAATATGTACATTATGTAGTCATGACAGATCTTTGAGGTTTAAGGGCTTTTAAACAAGGTGCTTTTATAATGGCCGCCAGCAGGTGTCACCTTTTCCTAAAGTTGATCCCATTGTCTGCCCTATTGAACTTATTCTATTTAAAGCAGTGTTTCCAAATCCTGGTCCTATTCCTGGACTTCTTTGAGTATTTTCCAGCTTTGACATGCCCACTTCAGGAAGGGCAATTAGGAAGGAGCAATTAGCTGATTGGTTGGATCAGATATTAGaccaaagaaaaagaaacaaaacaacaagATAATCAGGTCAGGggtgctccaggaccagagttggGAATCACTGGCCTGAAGTAATCAGTAGTCTACAACACCCTTACTTTGATGACAATCAGAGGTGCATACTGCCTCTCAGGAAGCGCAGACTGGTGGGTGATATACTGTAATGGGGAACACCACTGCCTTCCATGTGCCAGACTGAGGTTTGATTCCTCGCCCAGTataccagtaagagtccttgggtaaggcTCATAACATTGTAATATGATTAAGCTGTCAGTTGCTGTGGATATGAGCATCTGCCAAAGACCATTATTGTAAGTGGGTCATAAACCTTAGTAATAGCAATAGTAGAAAAATCAATAACAATGATGTGTCATAGTGAGTCATACTAATTGATGGGTACGACCTTTTATTTGTTGTCAGCCCTGTTAGCATAGCCTTGTTTCATTCCGTGTTTGCCTTCTGCCTCAGAGGTTTTGTGTGTCTAACctgttctgtctgtctctccatgaCTTTATTACCATGCTGCTAACAGGACGAGCCTGTATATGAGGTGCCTGTTCAATGGGTTTGGGGGTGGGGAGGCATAAGAGTATGGCCACTGAATGCTAGCATGTAGAAAGCTACCTCATCATAGCAGGATCTTATAAACGGGGTGAATGTGCTGAACACAGGGCTCTCCATAATGATTCATTTTTTTGCAAATTGATATTAACCATGATTATTGATTAATCTGTCTTAAAGCAGCGAGAGTTGAAATATCATAATTTCTGCATGCATAAAGATATGCCTGGGTGCTACTGGATAGCACGGTTCTTTAAGGGTGCTTGCTATTGCAATTCATGCCTATCATTGTAACAGTGAGGAAGAAATAGTACTAACAATACACTGGGTATAATTCATACCTGGATGCCAACTGAATGTATTTGCATTACATTACCTGCACTGAATACATTCCCTTTTCCTGACTAACCACAAAGGATACCGAAATAGCATGCCTACTCCTCTGTCAAGGGGAATAGAGAAGATCAGTGAAACCATTTCTTACTGATCCATTTGTGGCAGCACAACTAACACACTGTCAAAACTATATAAATCCTATGTAGATTTCTTTTAGTTACAGTTCAAAATATCAAAAGCCATTCCAGTATTTTCAGGTTCCTGGTGAACAGTTATTctacataataataaacattacagATGATATGACTTATTTATTAGTGCCTGGCTATAGAGCATGTGTGATTTGCTGAGCTCTCaggttttctgcattaatatTCTGTATTAATTTATAACCAGTGCATGCATGCATTGTGCTGGACTCAACTGAACTGGAAACTCAGCTGTGTGCTGGAGGTGTGGGCATATACCATCTGCTTTTATCCAAATAACACCTGAATTATCCATATACTACCCGAATTAACCAAGTATCAGCTGTAGTGAAATgcagatgagctgaggaagggATGATAGTCTAGACCTACTCCCCCCCTCCTACCACATACACGCACGCATCTGTCCCTCCCCTATGACTCAGCACAGCCTAACTGCACTGCAGAAGGGGTGGAAGGGcgggatagagagagaaagagagagagataggccAAACTAAAAGGGGGGGGAAGGTTTGGAGCAGAGTGTTAGCAGTCAAACAGTGTCCCTTTGGCTATATGAGTAACATTTAAAGTCTACACCTTGCATTAAAGCAGCCTTATGTAGAATTttgccttaaaataacagcttcaaaatcgtgttgatgctccactgacctacAAAAGAGAGAATAGCGCCACAATCGTTGCTACTCCGTTGATACTTGCTGTattattactctaccacctcagtccacttgcttctttcactttcagtaatGGCTCTCTATGTCtgagcttgtaaaatgcatgtgaaacataggggtggctcaaagtgctAATTCCACTTGCTGACTGTAGGAGGATCCTAGACTACTGATTTTGTTTCATGTCCAAATCCTATCCAGTTATACTTTGGTCAGAGACCGTTTATACTTTTTACTAAAGTGCTTTCCCAGTGTGACTAAATCAGAGATCAGATTTTACCTTCATGCATAAAAGGCACATCAATATCATATGCCGTTTCTTTTTTACCTTTAGTAATCTCCTCTAAACTTGGATTCTCTCCTATTTCTAGCAATATCTCAATATACCGTCAAATATCCAAAAGTAACAACCATGGGTACCCTCCATTTTGCATTTCTATAGTATCTAAGTAAAATCCTGAGATGATCTGACCACCACACCATCTGAAGACCTGTTCACTTTTCAAAAGGCTCAATGTCCATGCTTTATCTGGTAatcagagagagtcagagagctGACCCTGACCACTGCTACCCATCATTTATCCATCCCAGTAGTCATAAGATGGCATTTAACATCAGAGGAACATCTTCCCTGCTCAGGCAGAGTGCCATTTCCCTTCTGCACCAGTGCATGTGTCAATGAAGCTTCAGGCTGTGCTGATGTTTACCAGGGAGCCAAATGAGGTTTGGTGTCCCGAAGCCAAAGCCCAGCTGCTTCTTAAGAAGTGAGCTCTGCTAAGAAACAGCCTGCAGTGTTGAATAAGCTACTGCCCGCACGCTGAAGctcatgtgtatgtatatacgtTTGTGTGTCTTCAGGCTGACTTCTCCCATGGCGGCATGGAGGGTGGAGATGGTGGGCAGGTAAGCAACAAAAAATAAGACTCTCTAAAAAGTTAAAACTTTCTTAACGCAGGTTAATTTGCAAGACATGTCTTTTCTTTAGCTGAACCAATTGCATCAAACCATGTCAAGCTGTTAAGCAATCCCAAATACACTTGCTGATGCACTTTCTAATCCCATGTGACGCTgtgttatctataaacatggacaaaagtatgggcaATATACTATAATCTTAGATGTTACAtagttttgttcattttacaggcaacagaaaccacataagcttGCCTATCTGTTCTCAATCATCTTGGAAATTCAGATTTTTGTGATGCGAATTGGATGTTTGCACACCTATCCCATTGACGAACTTTGGTTTTCATAAAACTTTGATCCTCAAACTGGTTCAGGGGTGGCCAGACAGTCTTCTTTTCCCTCTATCACTGCGTAACTGTGAAGGCCCTTTTACTTAATCTTAAGGTTCTAGAAAGGAGAaccttcttcacactcacaaaccACTTTTTGTTTGAGACATGGGTCACTAGAGAAGCCTGAGGGGCTCTTATATGGAATTGCTCACATATTTTGATTTAGGCATCTTATTTAGTAAGGTAGGCTTCCATTCCTTGTTAGCTCTTTTAGCACCATAGATCCTGTGTAAAACCAAGGAAGCAAACCTCAGACTCTACACCCCTCGACATCTTGTGGCCAAAGGGGAAATTGTGTTCTTTTGCTCATAGAATTTGTGCCAATTATTTCCTTCACCACTCACACCGAGAACAAGCGGTACCATCTCAGAAGCCTGGTTATGATACAGTTCTCTGTTTCTTTCAAACAGGGTTATTAGGCCGGAGGCTGGAACTTCTCTCCGACCTCAGACCGCCCCCCACCTCAGAGACCCTGCTCCCATCGTCTCATGccacacacacttcatatatTTTTTGTGACAGTTCGGAAAAACCAAAACGGAAACAGACTTTCCCAGGCCCTCATGCCCGTGTCGTTTGCTCTGTGTGTAGTGCTCCCTTTTCCCCACTGCTCCAGTGTTGGTGTCATCATGCTGCTGTCCTAGTGCTGTCACCCTTCCCTGCCTCTTCACTcgaacacatgtacacacacacttacacacacacacatacacagacatgcGTTACACTGAACAGAAAATAGAACGAAGatggttgagattaaggttttGCCTCTTATGGAAAGCTAGGAAAGCTAGGAAAGCGGTAGGAAGCGATGCACCAGAGGTGTTAGATGTTCAATGTCAGTACATTTCACGTCATTCGGCCAAGAAGCAGTGAGTGTAAGGTCTTCACGAGGCCACGTCCGCATTTgaaaaaatgttgtctttaatgTTGCAACATATGCAGTAATGAGGTGTGTGTACCCTCAGATACTTTACATTCCTTTAGCCTAAAGGTGACAAAACTGGAGTTAATGTGTGCTATAGTAGACTTATCGTAGTGTAGAGTTCTATCAGTTCGTATGTGCTCACACCATCTGAGATGTATACCACACTGACTGTATACATATCTACCTGTCAGTCTTTGTGTAGCAGTGCCAGGCTTGCATTGACTTATTTGCTCATCCTTGTACAGCTGTGGTGAGGTAAGCGTTGATCAGCTCGGTTTATCAAGTCAAAAGAAGCAATATGTTCATTCGTTCCTCCTGTTTGTGTCTGGAGCAATGTTGAAAAGGAAGAGGTGGTCTGAGGGCTGAAGGGAGACTGGAGAAAAAGTAAGCGGAAATAAAACaaccccccttcccccccaaTTCATGTTCTTGTGTTTATATTTCTGTTGCAATGCATGTCGTGCATTTGGTGTGCCAGCGTATCAGAGATTTATAATGCCTGCAATGTGAAGCAATAGCCCCACCATTGCGTTTGAGTCTGGCAATGGTCTGTTCTGTAGCAATTTGCAGATGAGTCTCTAGCACTGTGTTTTATCAAGAGAATGTGAAGAAGTGTAGATATTTGCCAATAAGAAGAATGTCTCGAGCCCTACTGACGCGTTAATTTCTCTCACACTTCAACTGAAACCCCCCTCTTCAGCCTGTCACTCAGCGGTGTCCCACCCCACCTTACACTCTGTAGCCAACGGGAACTGAAGACTGCATGTTGCCTTATCAGCACTCCAGTATACtcactattacacacacacacacacatgcacacacatatacacacacatacatagacacGTATctgacatatacacacatgccaAGTCAGATGTGTTCCTCACACagagtctctcacacacacacacacacactcacacacacaaactgataCACAAATGCGCCCCCAAAATGATTAAGTTGGcatcaaagcagaaaagctggTTTTATAAACAGTATAAATGAAATAAAGTTTTGTTGAAATCTACTCAgatgtgtttgagtgtttgctTTCTTATATCTGAAAATATAtgagtatatattatataaatataatatatacttatattataattatataatatttttattttttttattttttacagtcaCTGATGCACACGCTAATCAGATAACTAAAGCTTTCCATTAGTCTTTGTAAGCCCTCCTCAAGTCTTAATAACTGCTTTCCACacattcttcactgctgtccacacacacacacacacacacacacacacacctgctaaaGTGGTTGAGCTGTTCTTTTCCACACGTTTCCAAAATACCGTCTCAGAAGCAATGCcagttttagctttagctttatcTCTATATCAAACATTACTGATAATAATTCTGTTCTATGTTATATGTATTTACGCCTATTGCTTTCTTATTTTTTTGGTAACATATtatctgtataaataaaaatttTTAGGACTTCTTTGATTTATCCTTAAATTTTAGTGGTCAGTTGTCAAAGTATTTCCGTGTACCATGTGTGATTATTTCTGTGACAAATAaactttgatttgattgatttgtgGAGAGGTGGTGCAAAAATCCTACCTATGTTTTGTCTTGACTTTTCTTTTGCATATGTTGCTAGTTTTAAAAGTCATTTTATTTGAAAGAATAatcaaattatttaatataaaaaacactATGTAGATACATTCAgccaaaatgtttttctttcattgttGTCCAATAAAAAATGCCCAAAAAATACACATGAAGGTAAGGCTACAGTCTTATGTATTTTGGGAATTTTGGTGCAAAAATGTAGATTCATTTGTGCAACTAATCTGGATAAAAGACACTTCAGCAGACTGTTTTATGGCATTTTACCATCATTTCAATGAAAATTCAGCTGCATTTTGaaactttaaaaaagaaatacgaCAAAATAGAATTAAAGATAAAAGTCATTTTATTCAAGAATaaacaaattatttaatatgAAACACTATGTAGAGACATTCCCAAACTCATCTAAACAGTCGTTCTTTCATTTTTGACCaataaaaaatgtccaaaaaataCACATGAAGGTAAGGCTATAGCCTTATGTATTTTGGGAATTTTGGTGCAAAAATGTAGATTCATTTGTGCAACTAATCTGGATAAAAGACACTTCAGCAGACTGTTTTATGGCATTTTACCATCATTTCAATGAAAATTCAGCTGCATTTTGaaactttaaaaaagaaatacgaCAAAATAGAATTAAAGATAAAAGTCATTTTATTCAAGAATaaacaaattatttaatatgAAACACTATGTAGAGACATTCACAAA includes:
- the sncgb gene encoding synuclein, gamma b (breast cancer-specific protein 1), with protein sequence MDVLMKGFSMAKEGVVAAAEKTKAGVEEAALKTKEGVLYVGNKTKEGVVSGVNTVANRTTEQANIVGDTAVASTNELGQKTVEGVENVAASTGMVNPADFSHGGMEGGDGGQGY